The Aquila chrysaetos chrysaetos chromosome 6, bAquChr1.4, whole genome shotgun sequence genome window below encodes:
- the CDA gene encoding cytidine deaminase isoform X4: MSLCGFRLFCCSLGCVVCSRREDSFGEVAINELAQMRKVSIHTSLCLSLFLSSPSSAELIRSCCSPPPPLPPARNDLMTFSCGAAQPVFNRGGKNHRGGGGKTLCRDRKRRRVQRGECLLQPGGVRRAHRHPEGHLGGTHQLQGHGHHQFGTDWDIYLTKADGTYIVKRLEELLPLSFGPEDLKKV, from the exons atgagtTTGTGTGGTTTTCggcttttctgctgcagcttgGGGTGTGTGGTTTGCTCCCGGCGCGAGGATAGTTTCGGGGAGGTGGCAATTAATGAATTAGCGCAAATGCGGAAGGTTTCTATCCACACCAGCCTCTGTCTCTCATTATTTCTGTCCTCACCCTCATCGGCAGAG CTGATCAGGAGCTGTTGTTCCCCGcctcccccgctgccccccgccaGGAATGatttaatgacattttcctGTGGAGCCGCGCAACCAGTTTTCAACcggggaggaaaaaaccaccgAGGCGGTGGCGGAAAAACGCTCTGCCgggacagaaaaaggaggag GGTGCAACGTGGAGAATGCCTGCTACAGCCTGGGGGTGTGCGCCGAGCGCACCGCCATCCAGAAGGCCATCTCGGAGGGACACACCAGCTTCAGGGCCATGGCCATCACCAG TTCGGCACAGACTGGGACATCTACCTGACCAAAGCGGACGGCACCTATATCGTCaagaggctggaggagctgctgccgcTCTCCTTCGGACCCGAGGACCTGAAGAAGGTGTGA
- the MUL1 gene encoding mitochondrial ubiquitin ligase activator of NFKB 1, whose translation MEGGGRPSAAQAVLLVASTALTALVYSVYRQKARVARGLEGARRVRLDGDLRAVLLEAPGRCVPYAVIEGVVRSVKETLSSQFVENCKGVVQRLTLQEHKMVWNRTTHLWNDYEKIIHQRTNTTPFDLVPQEEGTGVTVRVMKPLDAAELSLETVYEKFHPSVQSFTDVIGHYISGERPKGIQETEQMLKVGTALTGVGELVLDNTMIKLQPPKQGMPYYLSSVDFHTLLQKQESNVRFWKILTVIFGFATCAVLFFVLRKQYRHHRERRHLKQMQDEFRQAQERLMHEMNAEGGETLKNACVVCLSNTKSCVFLECGHVCSCSECYQALPEPKRCPICRQAISRVVPLYNS comes from the exons atggagggcggcgggcggccctCGGCCGCGCAGGCCGTGCTGCTGGTCGCCAGCACCGCCCTCACCGCCCTGGTCTACTCCGTCTACCGGCAGAAGGCCCGCGTCGCCCGCGGCCTCGAG GGCGCCAGGAGGGTCCGGCTGGACGGAGACCTGCGGGCGGTGCTGCTGGAGGCGCCGGGACGCTGCGTCCCCTACGCGGTCATCGAAG GCGTGGTGCGGTCTGTTAAGGAGACCCTGAGCAGccagtttgtggagaactgcaAGGGCGTCGTTCAGAGGCTGACGCTGCAGGAGCATAAAATGGTGTGGAACCGAACAACCCACCTCTG gaaCGACTATGAGAAGATCATCCACCAGAGAACTAACACCACCCCCTTCGACCTGGTCCCTCAGGAGGAAGGCACCGGTGTCACCGTCAGGGTGATGAAGCCGCTGGACGCTGCTGAGCTCAGCCTGGAGACGGTGTACGAGAAATTTCATCCCTCCGTCCAGTCCTTCACCGACGTCATCGGCCACTACATCAGCGGAGAGCGCCCGAAGGGCATTCAGGAGACGGAGCAGATGCTGAAGGTGGGCACGGCGCTGACAGGGGTGGGAGAGCTGGTCCTCGATAACACCATGATCAAGCTGCAGCCCCCCAAGCAAGGCATGCCCTACTACCTGAGCAGCGTGGATTTCCACACCTTGCTGCAGAAACAAGAATCGAACGTCCGGTTTTGGAAAATCCTGACCGTCATTTTCGGCTTCGCCACCTGCGCCGTCCTCTTCTTTGTCTTACGGAAGCAATACCGGCATCACCGAGAGAGGCGGCACCTCAAGCAAATGCAGGATGAATTCCGGCAGGCCCAGGAGCGCCTGATGCACGAAATGAACGCGGAGGGTGGAGAGACGCTCAAAAACGCCTGCGTCGTCTGCTTGAGCAACACCAAATCCTGCGTCTTCCTGGAGTGTGGGCACGTTTGCTCTTGCAGCGAGTGCTACCAGGCTCTCCCCGAGCCCAAACGGTGCCCGATCTGCAGGCAGGCCATCTCCAGGGTGGTTCCCTTATACAACAGTTAA
- the CDA gene encoding cytidine deaminase isoform X5: MEGDGQHPAPTAPPDRPHGERLQLLLRRSREAKNCAYCPYSRFPVGAALLTAGGEIFSGCNVENACYSLGVCAERTAIQKAISEGHTSFRAMAITRSSADVPPAPLTVRPNSVPFSSGSDMGDHFITPCGACRQVMREFGTDWDIYLTKADGTYIVKRLEELLPLSFGPEDLKKV; the protein is encoded by the exons ATGGAGGGCGACGGCCAGCACCCggcccccactgcccccccagACCGACCCCACGGCGAGcgcctgcagctcctgctgcgcCGCAGCCGGGAGGCCAAAAACTGTGCCTATTGCCCCTACAGCCGCTTCCCAGTGGGCGCCGCGCTGCTCACCGCCGGCGGGGAGATCTTCTCCG GGTGCAACGTGGAGAATGCCTGCTACAGCCTGGGGGTGTGCGCCGAGCGCACCGCCATCCAGAAGGCCATCTCGGAGGGACACACCAGCTTCAGGGCCATGGCCATCACCAG GTCTTCTGCAGATGTTCCCCCCGCTCCTCTGACCGTAAGACCGAACTCTGTGCCCTTCTCCTCTGGCAGTGACATGGGGGACCACTTCATCACGCCTTGCGGTGCCTGCAGACAAGTGATGAGAGAG TTCGGCACAGACTGGGACATCTACCTGACCAAAGCGGACGGCACCTATATCGTCaagaggctggaggagctgctgccgcTCTCCTTCGGACCCGAGGACCTGAAGAAGGTGTGA
- the CDA gene encoding cytidine deaminase isoform X6, which yields MSLCGFRLFCCSLGCVVCSRREDSFGEVAINELAQMRKVSIHTSLCLSLFLSSPSSAELIRSCCSPPPPLPPARNDLMTFSCGAAQPVFNRGGKNHRGGGGKTLCRDRKRRSRFPVGAALLTAGGEIFSGCNVENACYSLGVCAERTAIQKAISEGHTSFRAMAITSSAQTGTST from the exons atgagtTTGTGTGGTTTTCggcttttctgctgcagcttgGGGTGTGTGGTTTGCTCCCGGCGCGAGGATAGTTTCGGGGAGGTGGCAATTAATGAATTAGCGCAAATGCGGAAGGTTTCTATCCACACCAGCCTCTGTCTCTCATTATTTCTGTCCTCACCCTCATCGGCAGAG CTGATCAGGAGCTGTTGTTCCCCGcctcccccgctgccccccgccaGGAATGatttaatgacattttcctGTGGAGCCGCGCAACCAGTTTTCAACcggggaggaaaaaaccaccgAGGCGGTGGCGGAAAAACGCTCTGCCgggacagaaaaaggaggag CCGCTTCCCAGTGGGCGCCGCGCTGCTCACCGCCGGCGGGGAGATCTTCTCCG GGTGCAACGTGGAGAATGCCTGCTACAGCCTGGGGGTGTGCGCCGAGCGCACCGCCATCCAGAAGGCCATCTCGGAGGGACACACCAGCTTCAGGGCCATGGCCATCACCAG TTCGGCACAGACTGGGACATCTACCTGA
- the FAM43B gene encoding protein FAM43B yields MLPWRRSKFVLVENERKCKGKSLGPGLSYAALLAGFLRSCPDLLPDCPLERLGSVFRGKRQKVELNKEDPTYTVRYLGNAVTLHAKGEGCTEEAVGKIWAKSDAGAGGAKMKLTLGPQGIRMTPCEKGARRPGHAYLLHRITYCAADRRHPKVFAWVYRHQVKNKAVVLRCHAVLVSKADKARAMALLLYQTSASAFNEFKRLKRQNDFRHVQQQLLGDAIVPLVPLRRLLNAKCPYRPPAERARCAPRLSSILEEEEEEAFGTGAPRGDGGPGERAAVLRLAREMRGCSLRGPRPPAC; encoded by the coding sequence ATGCTGCCCTGGCGCCGGAGCAAGTTCGTGCTGGTGGAAAATGAACGTAAGTGCAAAGGCAAGAGCCTGGGGCCGGGGCTGAGCTACGCCGCGTTGCTGGCCGGCTTCCTGCGCTCCTGCCCGGACCTCCTGCCCGACTGCCCGCTCGAACGGCTGGGCAGCGTCTTCCGCGGCAAACGCCAGAAAGTGGAGCTGAATAAGGAGGACCCGACGTACACGGTGCGGTACCTGGGCAACGCCGTCACCCTGCACGCCAAGGGCGAGGGCTGCACGGAGGAGGCGGTGGGCAAGATCTGGGCTAAGAGCGacgcgggggccggcggggccaAGATGAAGCTGACGTTGGGACCCCAAGGCATCCGTATGACCCCCTGCGAGAAGGGAGCCCGCCGGCCGGGCCACGCGTACCTCCTGCACCGCATCACTTACTGCGCCGCCGACCGCCGGCACCCCAAAGTCTTCGCCTGGGTTTACCGGCACCAGGTGAAGAACAAGGCGGTGGTGCTGCGCTGCCACGCCGTCCTGGTCTCCAAAGCCGACAAGGCTCGCGCCATGGCCCTGCTCCTCTACCAGACCTCCGCCTCCGCCTTCAACGAGTTCAAGCGCCTCAAAAGGCAGAACGATTTCCGCCAcgtccagcagcagctcctgggcgACGCCATCGTCCCCTTGGTGCCCCTCCGCCGGCTGCTCAACGCCAAGTGTCCCTACCGCCCGCCCGCCGAGAGGGCCCGCTGTGCCCCCCGACTCAGCTCCatcctggaggaggaggaggaggaggcctTCGGCACCGGGGCACCCCGAGGGGACGGCGGCCCCGGCGAGCGAGCCGCCGTGCTGCGGCTGGCCAGGGAGATGCGGGGATGCAGCCTgcgcggcccccggcccccggcgtGCTGA
- the CDA gene encoding cytidine deaminase isoform X1, with protein MSLCGFRLFCCSLGCVVCSRREDSFGEVAINELAQMRKVSIHTSLCLSLFLSSPSSAELIRSCCSPPPPLPPARNDLMTFSCGAAQPVFNRGGKNHRGGGGKTLCRDRKRRSRFPVGAALLTAGGEIFSGCNVENACYSLGVCAERTAIQKAISEGHTSFRAMAITRSSADVPPAPLTVRPNSVPFSSGSDMGDHFITPCGACRQVMREFGTDWDIYLTKADGTYIVKRLEELLPLSFGPEDLKKV; from the exons atgagtTTGTGTGGTTTTCggcttttctgctgcagcttgGGGTGTGTGGTTTGCTCCCGGCGCGAGGATAGTTTCGGGGAGGTGGCAATTAATGAATTAGCGCAAATGCGGAAGGTTTCTATCCACACCAGCCTCTGTCTCTCATTATTTCTGTCCTCACCCTCATCGGCAGAG CTGATCAGGAGCTGTTGTTCCCCGcctcccccgctgccccccgccaGGAATGatttaatgacattttcctGTGGAGCCGCGCAACCAGTTTTCAACcggggaggaaaaaaccaccgAGGCGGTGGCGGAAAAACGCTCTGCCgggacagaaaaaggaggag CCGCTTCCCAGTGGGCGCCGCGCTGCTCACCGCCGGCGGGGAGATCTTCTCCG GGTGCAACGTGGAGAATGCCTGCTACAGCCTGGGGGTGTGCGCCGAGCGCACCGCCATCCAGAAGGCCATCTCGGAGGGACACACCAGCTTCAGGGCCATGGCCATCACCAG GTCTTCTGCAGATGTTCCCCCCGCTCCTCTGACCGTAAGACCGAACTCTGTGCCCTTCTCCTCTGGCAGTGACATGGGGGACCACTTCATCACGCCTTGCGGTGCCTGCAGACAAGTGATGAGAGAG TTCGGCACAGACTGGGACATCTACCTGACCAAAGCGGACGGCACCTATATCGTCaagaggctggaggagctgctgccgcTCTCCTTCGGACCCGAGGACCTGAAGAAGGTGTGA
- the CAMK2N1 gene encoding calcium/calmodulin-dependent protein kinase II inhibitor 1 codes for MSEGPPYGEGQLAGDAAVGQLPFPVRLRGPDGLLAGGQGKRPPKLGQIGRSKRVVIEDDRIDDVLQNLSEKAPPGV; via the exons atGTCGGAGGGGCCGCCCTACGGCGAGGGGCAGCTGGCGGGGGACGCGGCCGTGGGGCAGCTGCCCTTCCCCGTCCGCCTCCGCGGCCCCGACGGCCTCCTCGCCGGCGGGCAAGGCAAGCGGCCGCCCAAGCTGGGGCAGATCGGCCGCAGCAAGAGAG tggTTATCGAAGATGATAGAATTGATGATGTGCTGCAAAATCTCTCGGAAAAGGCCCCTCCCGGTGTTTAA
- the CDA gene encoding cytidine deaminase isoform X2 has translation MSLCGFRLFCCSLGCVVCSRREDSFGEVAINELAQMRKVSIHTSLCLSLFLSSPSSAELIRSCCSPPPPLPPARNDLMTFSCGAAQPVFNRGGKNHRGGGGKTLCRDRKRRSRFPVGAALLTAGGEIFSGCNVENACYSLGVCAERTAIQKAISEGHTSFRAMAITSDMGDHFITPCGACRQVMREFGTDWDIYLTKADGTYIVKRLEELLPLSFGPEDLKKV, from the exons atgagtTTGTGTGGTTTTCggcttttctgctgcagcttgGGGTGTGTGGTTTGCTCCCGGCGCGAGGATAGTTTCGGGGAGGTGGCAATTAATGAATTAGCGCAAATGCGGAAGGTTTCTATCCACACCAGCCTCTGTCTCTCATTATTTCTGTCCTCACCCTCATCGGCAGAG CTGATCAGGAGCTGTTGTTCCCCGcctcccccgctgccccccgccaGGAATGatttaatgacattttcctGTGGAGCCGCGCAACCAGTTTTCAACcggggaggaaaaaaccaccgAGGCGGTGGCGGAAAAACGCTCTGCCgggacagaaaaaggaggag CCGCTTCCCAGTGGGCGCCGCGCTGCTCACCGCCGGCGGGGAGATCTTCTCCG GGTGCAACGTGGAGAATGCCTGCTACAGCCTGGGGGTGTGCGCCGAGCGCACCGCCATCCAGAAGGCCATCTCGGAGGGACACACCAGCTTCAGGGCCATGGCCATCACCAG TGACATGGGGGACCACTTCATCACGCCTTGCGGTGCCTGCAGACAAGTGATGAGAGAG TTCGGCACAGACTGGGACATCTACCTGACCAAAGCGGACGGCACCTATATCGTCaagaggctggaggagctgctgccgcTCTCCTTCGGACCCGAGGACCTGAAGAAGGTGTGA
- the CDA gene encoding cytidine deaminase isoform X3: protein MEGDGQHPAPTAPPDRPHGERLQLLLRRSREAKNCAYCPYSRFPVGAALLTAGGEIFSGCNVENACYSLGVCAERTAIQKAISEGHTSFRAMAITSDMGDHFITPCGACRQVMREFGTDWDIYLTKADGTYIVKRLEELLPLSFGPEDLKKV, encoded by the exons ATGGAGGGCGACGGCCAGCACCCggcccccactgcccccccagACCGACCCCACGGCGAGcgcctgcagctcctgctgcgcCGCAGCCGGGAGGCCAAAAACTGTGCCTATTGCCCCTACAGCCGCTTCCCAGTGGGCGCCGCGCTGCTCACCGCCGGCGGGGAGATCTTCTCCG GGTGCAACGTGGAGAATGCCTGCTACAGCCTGGGGGTGTGCGCCGAGCGCACCGCCATCCAGAAGGCCATCTCGGAGGGACACACCAGCTTCAGGGCCATGGCCATCACCAG TGACATGGGGGACCACTTCATCACGCCTTGCGGTGCCTGCAGACAAGTGATGAGAGAG TTCGGCACAGACTGGGACATCTACCTGACCAAAGCGGACGGCACCTATATCGTCaagaggctggaggagctgctgccgcTCTCCTTCGGACCCGAGGACCTGAAGAAGGTGTGA
- the CDA gene encoding cytidine deaminase isoform X7 — MTFSCGAAQPVFNRGGKNHRGGGGKTLCRDRKRRSRFPVGAALLTAGGEIFSGCNVENACYSLGVCAERTAIQKAISEGHTSFRAMAITRSSADVPPAPLTVRPNSVPFSSGSDMGDHFITPCGACRQVMREFGTDWDIYLTKADGTYIVKRLEELLPLSFGPEDLKKV, encoded by the exons atgacattttcctGTGGAGCCGCGCAACCAGTTTTCAACcggggaggaaaaaaccaccgAGGCGGTGGCGGAAAAACGCTCTGCCgggacagaaaaaggaggag CCGCTTCCCAGTGGGCGCCGCGCTGCTCACCGCCGGCGGGGAGATCTTCTCCG GGTGCAACGTGGAGAATGCCTGCTACAGCCTGGGGGTGTGCGCCGAGCGCACCGCCATCCAGAAGGCCATCTCGGAGGGACACACCAGCTTCAGGGCCATGGCCATCACCAG GTCTTCTGCAGATGTTCCCCCCGCTCCTCTGACCGTAAGACCGAACTCTGTGCCCTTCTCCTCTGGCAGTGACATGGGGGACCACTTCATCACGCCTTGCGGTGCCTGCAGACAAGTGATGAGAGAG TTCGGCACAGACTGGGACATCTACCTGACCAAAGCGGACGGCACCTATATCGTCaagaggctggaggagctgctgccgcTCTCCTTCGGACCCGAGGACCTGAAGAAGGTGTGA